Genomic window (Ornithodoros turicata isolate Travis unplaced genomic scaffold, ASM3712646v1 ctg00000882.1, whole genome shotgun sequence):
GGCAAGCGCGAGGAGCGACAATAAACCTTTCAGTTGTTTCCAAACCTTCGCAGGCTGCGGTAGTCCTTTCTTCTCCCTCCGCGTTGCCTGCCTCATTTGGTGACCCGCGTTGAACATACGCAGCCTTTGCCTGAGTCGATGCCATCACCCTCAGGCAATCATTCCTCCAGCGCAGATGATCCGCCTATTTCGACGACCACTATGCTGCGGTTGCCCCCTTTTTGGCGCCAGAACCCGCGGTCTTGGTTCAGACAGGTCGAGGCCCAATTTCAGCTTCGACATATCCAGTCCCAACAGTCAAAGTATTTTCAAGTTCTGGCTGGTCTTCCTCCGGAAGTTGCGGCAGAACTGGACGATGTCCTCGCCGCAGTTCAGCTCGATCAGGCATACGACGTTCTGaagaccgccatcttggacaGAATGGCAGTGTCCGCACGCGCTAAACTCCAGCAGCTACTGTCTCACGAAGACTTGGGCGACCGAAAGCCATCGCATATGCTCCATCGCATGAAACAACTCCTCGGCGATTCCGCTACCGAAGCACAGCAACCCATCTTGAGAGAGCTGTTCTTTCAAAGACTTCCGCAAGCGATGCGTGTGGTTTTGGCAGGGTCGGAAGATTTATCCCTTGACCGACTGGCCACGTTGGCTGACCGGATTGCGGATTACTCAGAGCCCCCTAAGCCGTCCATCATGGCCGCAGCCACCTCGGAGCAGTCTCCGCGCTTGGACCGCATTGAGCTCCAGCTGCAATAGCTTACTGATGCCTTGCAGTCTCTTACGGCTGCCGGTCCTCGGCGCCGTAGCCGTTCCGCTCCCCGATCCCGCCGCCGCTCATCACCGACTCCTTCTCAAGAACCCCAGGCCGCTAACCGGCTTTGCTGGTACCATCATCGTTTTCGACACAGAGCTCAACGTTGCGTCCCACCCTGCGCTTGGCAGGAGAACCAACGGGCCGATCACTGATGGCGGCAGGCGATCCCGGCCCTACTCCCAGCCGCCTCTTCACTATACGCGACCGCATCGCGGGCTATCGTCTTCTGGTCGACACTGGCGCTGAGTTATTCCAGCGTCTGCTGCTGATCGTCGCCGTTCCCACTCCGGCTCAAACCTTCAAGCCGCAAATGGCACAGCGATCAAGACCTATGGGCTACGCTCTTTAACGCTCGACCTTGGACTGAGGCGAACTTTCCGCTGGGTGTTCGTTATTGCCGACGTCACGCAACCCATACTAGGCGCAGATTTCTTGGCATTCTTCAACCTTGCCGTTAATGTCCGCCATCGCCGCTTATGTGACAGCACCACTACGCTTCAGGTGACAGGTGCCTCGTCTCCGCAAGCTCCGACCGGTATCCGCGCGCTTCGTCCTCCTTCGCCATACGCCGCGCTCCTGGACGAGTTCCCGGACATTACGAAGCCCTGTAATCTGAAGGCCCAAGTCAAACACAACGTGACACACCACATCGCTACCACCGGCCTTCCCGTCTCTTCTCGCTACCGCCGGCTCCACGGTACTCGTCTTGCCATAGCCAAACGAGAGTTTGAGCATATGTTGGATCTGGGCATCATCCGCCCGTCCTCCAGTAGTTGGGCATCACCATTACACATGGTACCGAAGAAAGACCCAGGTGACTGG
Coding sequences:
- the LOC135375494 gene encoding uncharacterized protein LOC135375494, which translates into the protein MPSPSGNHSSSADDPPISTTTMLRLPPFWRQNPRSWFRQVEAQFQLRHIQSQQSKYFQVLAGLPPEVAAELDDVLAAVQLDQAYDVLKTAILDRMAVSARAKLQQLLSHEDLGDRKPSHMLHRMKQLLGDSATEAQQPILRELFFQRLPQAMRVVLAGSEDLSLDRLATLADRIADYSEPPKPSIMAAATSEQSPRLDRIELQLQ